In Methanosarcina barkeri MS, a single window of DNA contains:
- a CDS encoding aldehyde dehydrogenase family protein — protein sequence MKMQINGKAVDVCNGEFFDIINPGTGELVDRVPKGTEDDAAIAVESASSAFNGWASTSPQQRARILYTAAGIVRQRKDELAVLLTREQGKPLAEAKNEIEGFAHVLEYYCGLASSFHGDFVPIPQNGYAFTVKKPLGVCTAIIPWNMPALIMAWKIGPALISGNTLVLKPASNTPLTNLVLASILNEAGLPPGVLNIVTGPGEVVGESLVRSSKVKKISFTGEVKTGKRVAELAAGGMKRVTLELGGSDPMLVCDDANLEAAVAGALRGRFYNCGQACTAVKRLFVFESVAEGFIKKLEAGIRNLRVGNGLQENIDMGPLNNRRQWEYIKGLVADVEEKDEGRIVTGGRVPEGSSCSKGYFFEPTLITDVARESRLLNEEVFGPVLPVVRVKDLDEAIEEANNTCYGLGASIWTKNLDRARAGCEQLNAGIIWLNQHLKVAPEVPFGGTRESGIGRENGPDALSEYLDLKTVMLKI from the coding sequence ATGAAAATGCAGATTAATGGAAAAGCTGTGGACGTATGCAACGGCGAATTTTTTGATATCATAAACCCGGGAACAGGTGAACTTGTTGACCGGGTTCCAAAAGGCACGGAAGATGATGCGGCAATAGCCGTTGAATCGGCATCGTCAGCTTTTAATGGCTGGGCTTCCACATCTCCGCAGCAAAGAGCCAGGATTCTTTACACAGCTGCGGGAATTGTAAGGCAGAGAAAGGATGAACTTGCTGTTCTACTTACCCGGGAACAGGGTAAACCTCTTGCCGAAGCTAAAAACGAGATTGAAGGTTTTGCACATGTCCTTGAGTATTATTGCGGGCTTGCAAGCAGTTTTCACGGAGATTTTGTTCCAATTCCTCAAAATGGATACGCTTTTACTGTAAAGAAGCCTCTGGGAGTCTGTACAGCTATAATTCCCTGGAATATGCCTGCTCTTATTATGGCATGGAAAATAGGTCCTGCCCTGATTTCAGGAAATACGCTTGTCCTGAAACCTGCAAGCAATACCCCTCTTACTAACCTTGTCCTGGCTTCTATCCTCAACGAGGCAGGGCTTCCGCCAGGTGTGCTCAATATCGTTACAGGCCCTGGTGAGGTTGTGGGAGAAAGCCTGGTTAGGAGCTCGAAGGTTAAAAAAATCTCCTTTACCGGAGAAGTGAAAACCGGGAAACGTGTAGCAGAGCTTGCAGCCGGCGGGATGAAAAGAGTAACCCTTGAGCTTGGAGGCAGTGATCCAATGCTGGTCTGTGATGATGCTAACCTGGAGGCTGCAGTCGCAGGGGCTCTCAGGGGAAGATTTTACAATTGCGGACAGGCCTGTACTGCTGTAAAGAGGCTTTTTGTTTTCGAATCCGTAGCTGAAGGGTTTATAAAAAAGCTTGAAGCGGGCATCCGAAATTTAAGGGTTGGAAACGGGCTGCAGGAAAACATCGACATGGGACCTCTTAACAACCGCAGGCAATGGGAATATATAAAAGGGCTTGTTGCAGACGTCGAAGAAAAGGATGAAGGCAGAATAGTTACAGGAGGCAGAGTTCCAGAGGGAAGCTCCTGTAGTAAAGGATATTTTTTCGAGCCCACACTTATTACAGATGTGGCCAGAGAATCCAGGCTTCTGAATGAAGAAGTATTCGGTCCGGTCCTACCTGTAGTCCGAGTGAAAGATCTTGATGAAGCAATTGAAGAAGCCAATAATACCTGCTATGGGCTTGGTGCCTCTATCTGGACAAAAAACCTTGATAGAGCTCGTGCAGGATGTGAACAGTTGAATGCAGGAATTATCTGGCTTAATCAGCACCTTAAGGTTGCTCCTGAAGTTCCTTTCGGGGGTACCAGGGAGAGCGGGATTGGAAGAGAAAACGGTCCTGATGCTCTTTCTGAATATCTTGATCTGAAAACAGTAATGCTAAAAATCTAA